In Candidatus Woesearchaeota archaeon, the following are encoded in one genomic region:
- a CDS encoding type II/IV secretion system ATPase subunit, with protein sequence MGQRPEETKKDWEYEVLEEGEENILFIYVESAPYIPSIEDNAFMMGKTVEILTQLDRVTKIVFTQKRDYEYEFNQTAIIVELAQLYRKFVKDKAIFGYSTANLSPTEMNRVHNQYATVQSIIYRTLKSDPIGTYLELKRLARNEKIELDKATNPRDQMLGQRYLALLNYITGQIEKLKILQLVIQQLAGYQIGDRTLYRTIFSPTIKPDFMFTKLMADYPANGEEKDSYTIGEEAEVTVFTYPDSIETTYHVIPPEFKLSEEKYELLDLARKIMAEHKPRQEEFTDPKRMRQVFFNIGRDLMEELAQTKGIRLKQTEIDALTNILVRYTVGFGLIEVLLQDEKIQDISVNSPMGKQPIYIVHGDYNECTTNIIPTNAEAESWATKLRMISGRPLDEADPILDTELELPGVSTRVSVITRPLDPTGLAFSFRRHRENPWTLPLFVKQKMITPEAAGLISFLIDGTRTLLVCGTRSSGKTSFLGAIMVEIMRKYRILTIEDTLELPGKSLRDLGFNLQQIKVAAALAKESTEMSAADGIRATLRLGDSALFVGEVRSKEAIALYEAMRVGAAANVVAGTIHSDSPYGVYDRVVNDIGVPKTSFKATDVIIVANPIKSADGLHKSRRVTQITEVRKQWENDPLTEGGFMDLMKYDAKTDKLQATDAIINGESEILKTIASNIKEFAGNWDAVRENIELRTKIKQEIVEYAAKTNDQNMLEAPFVIKANDKFHLLSESIKEEVGYLDSKRILYDWQQWIKKEAKRI encoded by the coding sequence ATGGGACAACGACCAGAAGAAACAAAAAAAGATTGGGAATATGAAGTATTGGAAGAAGGAGAAGAAAATATCCTCTTCATTTATGTAGAAAGCGCGCCATACATCCCATCCATAGAAGACAACGCATTCATGATGGGGAAGACTGTTGAAATACTGACCCAACTTGATCGAGTAACAAAAATTGTCTTCACGCAGAAAAGAGATTATGAATATGAATTTAATCAAACTGCAATTATAGTCGAGCTTGCGCAATTATACAGAAAGTTTGTGAAAGATAAAGCAATCTTTGGCTACAGCACCGCAAATCTCAGTCCAACAGAAATGAACAGAGTACATAATCAATACGCGACAGTGCAGAGTATTATTTACAGAACATTAAAGAGTGATCCGATTGGAACCTATCTTGAACTCAAGCGACTTGCGAGAAATGAGAAAATAGAACTCGACAAAGCAACAAACCCGCGCGACCAGATGCTTGGGCAGCGCTATCTTGCGCTTCTGAATTACATCACAGGACAAATAGAAAAACTAAAAATTCTGCAACTCGTTATACAGCAGCTTGCAGGCTACCAGATTGGAGACAGAACGCTGTATCGAACCATCTTCAGTCCAACAATAAAGCCAGATTTCATGTTTACTAAACTTATGGCAGATTATCCTGCGAATGGAGAAGAAAAAGACAGCTACACCATTGGAGAAGAAGCAGAAGTAACTGTTTTTACGTATCCTGATTCGATTGAAACAACCTATCATGTAATTCCACCAGAGTTCAAACTCTCTGAAGAAAAGTATGAGCTGCTTGATCTTGCGAGAAAAATAATGGCAGAGCATAAGCCAAGACAAGAAGAGTTTACCGATCCAAAACGAATGCGACAAGTGTTCTTCAATATTGGAAGAGATCTCATGGAAGAGCTTGCGCAGACAAAAGGGATTCGTTTAAAGCAAACAGAGATTGATGCGCTCACCAATATCCTTGTTCGTTACACAGTCGGCTTTGGATTAATCGAAGTGCTCCTTCAAGACGAAAAAATCCAAGATATTTCTGTAAATAGTCCAATGGGAAAACAGCCCATCTATATTGTCCATGGAGATTATAATGAATGTACAACAAATATTATCCCAACGAACGCGGAAGCGGAAAGTTGGGCAACAAAACTGCGAATGATTTCGGGTAGACCACTCGATGAAGCAGATCCAATTCTCGATACGGAGTTAGAGCTCCCAGGAGTTTCCACAAGAGTTTCTGTCATCACAAGACCACTCGATCCAACTGGCCTTGCGTTCTCATTCCGAAGACACAGAGAAAATCCATGGACCCTGCCGTTATTTGTCAAACAAAAGATGATTACTCCTGAAGCTGCAGGATTAATCAGCTTCCTTATCGATGGAACACGAACACTGTTAGTTTGTGGAACAAGAAGCTCAGGAAAAACATCCTTCCTTGGCGCAATTATGGTCGAGATCATGCGAAAGTATAGAATTCTCACTATAGAGGACACCCTCGAATTGCCAGGAAAATCATTGCGCGATCTTGGGTTCAACCTCCAGCAAATTAAAGTCGCGGCTGCGCTCGCGAAAGAATCAACAGAAATGAGCGCCGCGGATGGAATTCGCGCAACACTTCGATTGGGAGATTCCGCGCTGTTTGTCGGTGAAGTACGAAGTAAAGAAGCGATTGCGCTCTATGAAGCAATGCGTGTCGGCGCAGCTGCAAACGTGGTAGCGGGAACAATCCACAGCGACAGTCCGTACGGCGTCTATGACCGTGTCGTCAATGATATTGGCGTTCCAAAAACATCGTTTAAAGCAACAGATGTCATCATCGTCGCGAATCCTATAAAGAGCGCGGATGGCTTGCACAAAAGCAGACGAGTCACGCAGATTACAGAAGTGCGAAAGCAGTGGGAAAACGATCCACTCACAGAGGGCGGATTTATGGATTTAATGAAATATGACGCAAAAACAGACAAGTTGCAAGCGACAGACGCGATCATAAATGGAGAATCAGAAATCTTGAAAACAATTGCGTCAAATATCAAAGAGTTCGCGGGAAATTGGGATGCGGTGCGAGAGAATATTGAACTTCGAACAAAAATAAAGCAAGAAATTGTGGAGTACGCGGCAAAGACAAATGATCAGAATATGCTTGAAGCGCCGTTTGTCATTAAGGCAAATGACAAATTTCACTTGCTTTCCGAGAGCATTAAAGAAGAAGTAGGATATTTAGATTCCAAAAGAATATTATATGACTGGCAACAGTGGATAAAGAAAGAAGCGAAAAGGATATGA
- a CDS encoding PIN domain-containing protein, with the protein MTDIKCLDSSAWLAYHFATSSEIKEIIDKEGLIITSSLCLFEIKKRLLLLNKDWQQFLKFVKERSGIIVPEIEISEKAAQLAVDKKLGAMDALIYATAQIKNAELITGDNDFRGLEGVRIIA; encoded by the coding sequence GTGACAGATATTAAATGTTTGGACTCTTCGGCATGGCTCGCGTATCATTTTGCAACATCATCTGAAATAAAAGAAATAATTGACAAAGAAGGACTCATCATTACTTCTTCCCTATGTCTTTTTGAAATAAAGAAAAGATTGCTGTTGTTAAATAAAGATTGGCAACAATTTCTAAAATTTGTGAAAGAAAGAAGTGGAATTATTGTTCCTGAAATAGAAATTAGCGAGAAAGCAGCGCAACTTGCAGTGGACAAAAAGCTTGGAGCAATGGATGCATTGATTTATGCAACAGCGCAAATCAAGAATGCTGAATTGATAACAGGAGATAATGATTTTAGAGGATTGGAAGGAGTAAGGATTATTGCTTGA